One genomic segment of Primulina tabacum isolate GXHZ01 chromosome 9, ASM2559414v2, whole genome shotgun sequence includes these proteins:
- the LOC142556303 gene encoding LOW QUALITY PROTEIN: KIN14B-interacting protein At4g14310-like (The sequence of the model RefSeq protein was modified relative to this genomic sequence to represent the inferred CDS: deleted 1 base in 1 codon): MSASSSVRRMKERGTGGGKITPGSGISVSTGKESSRPTSRIRAATQKPNIRPMARIDKSSLAPPVEDSRAEPRLRRSTSSVPRGRSCSPSEFTRALSDLRKNSSRVSLGPHQVKGNRSNSRGLSEKSDLEKSVSKHLDKNGEIHEGLEQNSRENGKFKVMVLNNGGDEGKIGSLSSISVKRSELDNFIKKSSVEKAMLKSSGVEVEHGSGLRDSKTANKVSNFPGVSRENSVSKHPSKLREKLAFLEGKVKRIASDIKRTKEMLDMNNPESTKMMLSDIQEKISGIERAMGQAVRNDGDAKTVSAKKFEIECMKEKKELVDVKNSVKGLNVEELEARLFPHHKLIRDRTFSRITSEGSEAHITNVGESKGVLNLEEKTSSLDGNAIALEFLASLSKKEMLASTESSEVQEIEDSAISVVATSSINICNDKVTIDAMLMADEKLDDFDDQGRAPAMTFKEEIEDRCTFKLNEIGYKTSTGGWFVSEGESVLLAHDDGSCSFYDITNCEGKAEYKPPAGISPNMWQDCWLIRAPSADGCSGRYVVAASAGNSVGSGFCSWDFYSKVVRAFHFDEDSTNTRAALSPLSNNTLYRRNNLSMYTATENRQWWYKPCGPLIISTASGQRMVQIYDIRDGDQVMKWELQKPVLAMDYASPLQWKNREKVVIAEADSVSLFDVSSLSPQALLSVSSSGRKISALHVNNTDAELGGGVRQRISSSEAEGNDGVFCTPDSINVLDFRHPSGIGLKIPKVGVDVQSSFACGDSVYIGCTNLRSMAKSQSISQIQRFSLRKPNLFSTYTLPESNAHSHFSALTQVWGNSSSVMGVCGLGLFIFESLKDDGSQYLSMNHSNIQNAKEIIGPDDMYSPSFDYLASRVLLVSRDRPAKWRYLS; encoded by the exons ATGTCTGCGTCATCATCAGTTCGCAGGATGAAAGAACGCGGTACTGGTGGGGGAAAAATCACTCCAGGTTCTGGGATTTCTGTTTCCACAGGGAAGGAGAGCTCCAGGCCTACATCCCGTATCCGGGCAGCAACTCAGAAACCCAACATCAGGCCTATGGCTCGGATTGATAAATCCTCTCTAGCTCCGCCGGTGGAGGACTCACGCGCTGAGCCGCGTTTGAGGCGGTCGACTTCATCGGTCCCCCGAGGTAGGAGCTGTAGTCCCTCTGAGTTTACTAGagctttatctgatttgagaaAAAACTCTAGTAGGGTTTCCCTGGGCCCACATCAGGTGAAAGGGAATCGTTCCAATTCTAGGGGTTTGAGTGAAAAATCTGATCTTGAGAAAAGTGTTTCGAAACATCTTGATAAAAATGGAGAAATTCATGAAGGGTTGGAACAGAATTCTCGAGAAAATGGGAAATTTAAGGTTATGGTTCTGAATAATGGTGGTGATGAGGGAAAAATAGGAAGTTTGAGCTCAATTTCAGTTAAAAGATCAGAACttgataattttattaaaaagtcTAGTGTAGAAAAAGCAATGTTGAAATCTTCTGGTGTTGAAGTTGAACACGGGTCTGGTTTGAGAGACTCTAAAACGGCTAATAAAGTAAGTAATTTTCCTGGGGTATCAAGAGAGAATAGTGTGAGTAAGCATCCCAGCAAGCTTCGTGAAAAGCTTGCTTTTTTGGAAGGGAAAGTGAAGAGAATAGCATCAGATATAAAGCGGACTAAAGAGATGTTGGACATGAATAATCCAGAGTCGACTAAGATGATGTTATCTGATATTCAAGAAAAGATTTCAGGGATTGAGAGGGCTATGGGTCAAGCTGTCCGTAATGATGGAGATGCCAAGACAGTGTCAgccaaaaaatttgaaattgagtgtatgaaagaaaagaaggaattgGTGGATGTGAAAAACTCGGTGAAGGGGTTGAATGTTGAAGAATTGGAAGCTCGATTATTCCCTCATCATAAGTTGATAAGAGAC AGAACGTTTTCAAGGATAACATCTGAAGGTTCTGAGGCCCATATAACAAATGTCGGGGAATCCAAGGGTGTACTAAATTTGGAGGAGAAAACAAGCTCTTTAGATGGCAATGCCATTGCTTTGGAATTCTTGGCTTCTTTGAGTAAGAAGGAAATGTTGGCTAGTACAGAGTCAAGTGAAGTGCAAGAAATTGAGGATTCCGCAATTTCTGTAGTGGCAACTTCTTCCATTAATATTTGtaatgataaagttaccatAGATGCTATGCTGATGGCTGATGAAAAGCTAGATGATTTTGATGACCAAGGGAGAGCTCCAGCCATGACATTTAAGGAGGAGATAGAAGACAGATGTACATTTAAGTTGAATGAAATTGGTTACAAAACCTCAACTGGAGGATGGTTTGTGTCAGAAGGAGAGTCTGTTCTTCTCGCTCATGATGATGGTTCTTGTTCATTCTATGATATAACAAACTGTGAG GGGAAGGCAGAGTACAAACCTCCCGCTGGAATCTCACCAAATATGTGGCAAGATTGTTGGCTAATCCGTGCCCCAAGCGCAGATGGGTGCTCTGGGAGATACGTTGTGGCAGCATCTGCTGGAAATTCTGTGGGTTCGGGTTTCTGCTCATGGGATTTTTACTCAAAAGTTGTACGAGCATTTCACTTTGATGAAGACTCCACTAATACAAGAGCAGCCCTCTCTCCCTTGTCAAACAACACTTTGTATAGAAGAAACAATTTGTCAATGTATACTGCTACTGAAAATCGACAATGGTGGTATAAACCTTGTGGACCTCTTATCATATCAACAGCTAGTGGTCAAAGGATGGTGCAAATTTACGACATACGTGATGGAGATCAAGTAATGAAATGGGAGTTGCAGAAGCCTGTGTTGGCCATGGATTATGCAAGCCCTTTACAATGGAAAAATCGAGAAAAAGTGGTAATAGCAGAGGCAGACTCTGTTTCTCTATTTGATGTGAGCTCTCTTAGTCCACAGGCATTACTCTCAGTTTCATCATCTGGTCGAAAAATTTCTGCTCTCCATGTGAACAACACTGATGCAGAATTAGGCGGAGGAGTTAGGCAGAG AATTAGTTCATCAGAAGCAGAGGGAAATGATGGGGTATTCTGCACTCCTGATTCCATTAATGTTCTTGATTTTCGCCACCCATCTGGTATAGGTCTCAAGATTCCAAAAGTTGGTGTGGACGTTCAGTCATCTTTTGCTTGTGGCGATTCGGTATACATTGGATGCACTAATTTAAGATCAATGGCTAAAAGTCAATCCATCTCCCAAATCCAACGCTTTTCATTACGGAAGCCAAATCTTTTTAGCACCTACACATTGCCAGAATCAAATGCTCACTCCCATTTCTCAGCATTAACACAAGTGTGGGGGAATTCAAGTTCCGTTATGGGAGTGTGTGGGCTCGGTTTATTTATTTTCGAATCCTTAAAGGACGATGGTTCTCAGTACCTCTCAATGAATCATAGTAACATACAGAATGCAAAAGAAATTATTGGACCAGATGACATGTATTCTCCTTCGTTTGATTACTTGGCTTCAAGAGTTCTTCTGGTATCGAGAGATCGTCCCGCCAAATGGAGGTATTTATCATAG
- the LOC142504523 gene encoding zinc finger BED domain-containing protein RICESLEEPER 1-like, with product MVVTCHYVDSSWNLQKRNLNFCDVPPPHTGIVVCDVLNKCLVEWEIENKVRTITVDNATYNDVAIRMLKENLSYKNNLPLGGKLFHLQLSSKKLVMDCCTKWNATYCMLSTALEFKDVFPRYQQRDPTYNTLPSEEDWDKVRVVCSFLQEFNEVTHIISGSEYPTSNLFLPELYNIKRLLNNTSMGEGSFMKDIVNKMKTKFDKY from the exons ATGGTTGTCACTTGTCATTATGTGGACTCCAGTTGGAATTTGCAAAAGCggaatttgaatttttgtgATGTCCCCCCACCTCATACAGGTATAGTTGTTTGTGATGTGTTGAATAAGTGTTTGGTTGAATGGGAAATTGAAAACAAGGTGCGGACAATCACAGTTGATAATGCTACATACAATGATGTAGCTATTCGGATGTTGAAAGAGAATCTCTCTTATAAAAACAATCTTCCTCTCGGTGGAAAATTGTTTCAT TTGCAATTATCTTCAAAGAAACTAGTAATGGATTGTTGCACTAAGTGGAATGCAACATATTGCATGTTGTCTACTGCTCTAGAGTTCAAGGACGTCTTCCCAAGATATCAACAAAGGGATCCTACTTATAACACTTTGCCAAGTGAGGAGGATTGGGATAAAGTCCGTGTAGTTTGTTCTTTTCTTCAAGAATTTAATGAAGTTACTCACATCATTTCAG GTTCAGAATATCCAACTTCAAATTTGTTTCTACCTGAACTTTATAACATAAAGAGGTTGTTGAATAATACAAGTATGGGTGAAGGTAGTTTCATGAAAGATATTGTTAACAAAATGAAGACTAAATTCGACAAGTATTGA
- the LOC142556780 gene encoding zinc finger BED domain-containing protein RICESLEEPER 2-like, giving the protein MAAVLDPRNKMKLIEWCFPEIYSEVDAIENIVTVRETLRFLYREYVDAHKNNVAEKDVSGDAQKESSSVSSIVSAKGKGKVRTAFANYIKNVDSVEQVKSELEVYFEEGIVLCEEDDEFDALSWWKMNNLKFRILSKMACDVLSIPITFVASESAFSAGGRVVDSYRANLGVDTVQMLLCAEDWLRARYQVKRKENENSGLKEIHLN; this is encoded by the exons ATGGCAGCTGTATTAGATCCAAGGAATAAGATGAAGTTGATTGAATGGTGTTTTCCAGAAATCTATTCTGAAGTTGATGCAATTGAAAACATCGTTACAGTTCGTGAGACATTGCGTTTTTTGTATCGTGAATATGTTGATGCTCACAAAAATAATGTTGCTGAAAAGGATGTTTCAGGTGATGCTCAGAAAGAAAGTTCTAGTGTTTCAAGTATTGTTAGTGCAAAAGGAAAGGGTAAAGTGAGGACAGCATTTGCCAACTATATTAAGAATGTTGATAGCGTGGAGCAAGTGAAGTCTGAACTTGAAGTGTACTTTGAGGAAGGGATTGTATTGtgtgaagaagatgatgaatttGATGCATTGTCATGGTGGAAGATGAACAACTTAAAGTTTAGGATTTTGTCAAAGATGGCATGTGATGTACTATCAATTCCAATAACTTTTGTCGCTTCTGAATCGGCTTTCAGCGCTGGTGGTAGAGTTGTTGATTCATATCGTGCCAATTTGGGAGTGGATACGGTTCAGATGTTGCTTTGTGCAGAAGATTGGTTACGTGCCCGGTACCAAGTCAAGAGAAAAGAAAAT GAAAATTCGGGGCTTAAGGAGATTCATTTGAATTAA
- the LOC142556304 gene encoding uncharacterized protein LOC142556304, with protein sequence METAKRWFGKLRSKEKPRTANKKKEPTPNGKEGSKTPLNEETPSNATKQKVEAAKQYIEKHYKEQMKSLQERRERRNMLERKLADAEVSEEEQNNILKRLEKKETEYMRIQRHKMGADDFDPLTMIGKGAFGEVRVCREKSTGNVYAMKKLKKSEMLRRGQVEHVKAERNLLAEVDSNCIVKLYCSFQDEEYLYLIMEYLPGGDMMTLLMRKDILTEDEARFYVGETVLAIESIHKHNYIHRDIKPDNLLLDRNGHMKLSDFGLCKPLDCSNIQEKDFSVGNSYSGALQSDGRPAAPRRTQQEQLQHWQRNRRMLAYSTVGTPDYIAPEVLLKKGYGMECDWWSLGAIMYEMLVGFPPFYSDEPMSTCRKIVNWRIHLKFPEEAKLSPEAKDLIYKLLCNVEQRLGTRGADEIKAHPWFKGIEWDRLYHMKAAFIPEVNDELDTQNFEKFEESDNQVPSTTKSGPWRKMLSSKDVNFMGYTYKNFEIVKDDEVPGIAELKKKSTKPKRPTVKSLFSEESNSSYSPPAQGSFLNLLPPKLEMSKKGEP encoded by the exons ATGGAAACTGCTAAGCGTTGGTTTGGAAAGTTACGATCAAAAGAGAAGCCTAGGACTGCTAACAAGAAAAAAGAACCTACACCCAATGGGAAAGAAGGCTCGAAAACTCCGTTGAATGAAGAAACACCTTCGAATGCAACTAAGCAGAAGGTGGAAGCTGCCAAACAGTATATAGAAAAGCATTACAAGGAACAGATGAAGAGCTTGCAAGAAAGGAGGGAGAG ACGTAACATGCTTGAGAGAAAACTGGCTGATGCAGAGGTCTCTGAGGAAGAGCAAAACAACATATTGAAGCGCTTGGAGAAAAAGGAAACAGAATATATGCGCATTCAGAGGCATAAAATGGGTGCTGATGATTTTGATCCACTAACAATGATAGGAAAGGGTGCATTTGGAGAG GTTAGAGTCTGTCGGGAGAAATCAACTGGCAATGTTTATGCCATGAAAAAACTCAAGAAATCAGAAATGCTTCGCAGGGGCCAG GTTGAGCATGTCAAAGCTGAAAGAAATTTACTTGCAGAAGTTGATAGTAATTGCATCGTCAAACTTTATTGTTCTTTCCAAGACGAAGAGTATCTGTATCTTATTATGGAATATCTCCCTGGTGGAGATATGATGACTTTGCTAATGCGCAAAGATATTTTAACTGAAGATGAAGCCAGATTTTACGTCGGTGAAACTGTTCTTGCTATTGAATCAATCCACAAACACAATTATATTCACAG AGATATCAAGCCTGATAACTTGCTTCTTGATCGAAATGGACACATGAAGTTGTCAGATTTTGGATTATGCAAACCGTTGGATTGCAGCAATATTCAAGAAAAAGATTTTTCAGTAGGAAATAGTTACAGTGGGGCTCTTCAAAGTGATGGGCGTCCTGCAGCACCGAGGCGCACTCAACAAGAGCAACTGCAGCACTGGCAGAGGAATAGGAGAATGCTT GCCTACTCGACTGTTGGTACGCCTGACTATATTGCTCCAGAAGTTCTGCTGAAGAAAGGATATGGAATGGAATGTGATTG GTGGTCTCTTGGGGCTATCATGTATGAGATGCTGGTAGGGTTTCCACCTTTCTACTCAGATGAACCTATGTCTACATGTAGAAAG ATAGTAAACTGGAGAATTCATTTAAAATTTCCAGAAGAGGCAAAGTTATCACCAGAAGCAAAGGATCTTATCTACAAACTCTTGTGTAATGTAGAGCAAAGGCTTGGAACACGAGGCGCAGATGAAATTAAG GCTCACCCATGGTTCAAAGGCATCGAGTGGGATAGGTTGTATCACATGAAAGCGGCATTCATTCCCGAGGTTAACGATGAGTTGGATACTCAAAACTTCGAAAAGTTTGAAGAg TCTGACAATCAAGTTCCTTCGACCACAAAATCAGGACCCTGGAGGAAG ATGCTTTCATCTAAGGACGTTAACTTTATGGGTTACACTTATAAGAACTTTGAAATAGTGAAGGACGATGAAGTTCCGGGAATAG CCGAATTGAAGAAGAAGAGCACAAAACCGAAGAGACCTACCGTGAAGTCCCTCTTCA GTGAGGAATCAAATTCTTCTTACTCTCCGCCTGCACAAGGAAGTTTTCTCAATCTACTTCCTCCCAAATTAGAAATGTCGAAAAAAGGTGAACCTTAG